In Pangasianodon hypophthalmus isolate fPanHyp1 chromosome 3, fPanHyp1.pri, whole genome shotgun sequence, a single genomic region encodes these proteins:
- the tial1 gene encoding nucleolysin TIAR isoform X1 → MEDESHPKTLYVGNLSRDVTENLILQLFTQIGPCKSCKMITELDNVGFSILQHTSNDPYCFVEFYEHRDAAAALAAMNGRKILGKEVKVNWATTPSSQKKDTSNHFHVFVGDLSPEITTDDIRAAFAPFGKISDARVVKDMTTGKSKGYGFVSFYNKLDAENAIVHMGGQWLGGRQIRTNWATRKPPAPKNTQDTSPKQLRYEDVVNQSSPQNCTVYCGGIQSGLSDHLMRQTFSPFGQIMEIRVFPEKGYSFIRFSSHESAAHAIVSVNGTTIEGHIVKCYWGKESPDMAKTVQPVTEQQVDYGQWGHWNQMYGNPQQYGQYMTNGWQVPSYGMYGQTWNQQGFGVEQSQSPAWVGGFGTQPSQAQPGPVMNQANFGMAGYQTQ, encoded by the exons ATGGAAGACGAGAGCCACCCGAAAACCCT ttacGTGGGAAACCTGTCTAGGGATGTTACAGAGAACTTAATCCTTCAACTGTTCACCCAGATTGGTCCTTGTAAAAGTTGTAAAATGATAACAGAG TTGGATAATGTTGGATTTTCTATATTGCAGCACACAAGCAATGACCCATATTGTTTTGTGGAGTTCTATGAGCACAGAGATGCTGCAGCTGCTCTAGCAGCGATGAACGGAAGGAAGATTCTAGGAAAG GAAGTCAAGGTGAATTGGGCAACAACTCCAAGCAGTCAGAAGAAAGACACATCCA atcatttccatgtttttgtgGGAGATCTGAGTCCTGAGATCACCACTGATGATATCAGAGCTGCATTTGCTCCCTTTGGGAAAATCTC GGATGCTCGTGTGGTGAAGGATATGACAACAGGGAAATCAAAGGGGTATGGATTTGTGTCCTTCTATAACAAACTG GATGCGGAGAATGCCATAGTACACATGGGCGGCCAGTGGTTAGGAGGACGGCAGATTCGGACCAACTGGGCCACTCGGAAGCCCCCAGCCCCTAAGAATACTCAAGACA CCAGCCCAAAGCAGCTGAGATATGAAGATGTTGTGAACCAGTCAAGTCCTCAGAACTGCACTGTGTACTGTGGTGGCATCCAGTCAGGGCTCTCGG ACCACCTTATGCGACAGACATTTTCACCTTTTGGGCAAATAATGGAAATAAGAGTTTTCCCAGAAAAGGGCTATTCTTTTATCAG GTTCTCTTCTCATGAAAGTGCTGCCCATGCCATTGTGTCAGTGAATGGAACAACCATTGAAGGCCATATTGTTAAGTGCTACTGGGGCAAAGAGTCACCTGATATGGCAAAAACTGTCCAGCCTGTCACAGAACAA CAGGTGGATTATGGACAGTGGGGCCACTGGAATCAGATGTATGGAAATCCTCAGCAGTATGGCCAATACATGACAAATGGATGGCAAGTACCATCCTATGGAATGTATGGACAGACATGGAATCAGCAGGGATTTGGAGTGGA ACAATCACAGTCTCCTGCCTGGGTGGGAGGCTTTGGGACTCAGCCCTCTCAGGCACAGCCTGGCCCTGTGATGAACCAGGCTAACTTTGGCATGGCTGGCTACCAGACACAGTGA
- the tial1 gene encoding nucleolysin TIAR isoform X3: MEDESHPKTLYVGNLSRDVTENLILQLFTQIGPCKSCKMITEHTSNDPYCFVEFYEHRDAAAALAAMNGRKILGKEVKVNWATTPSSQKKDTSNHFHVFVGDLSPEITTDDIRAAFAPFGKISDARVVKDMTTGKSKGYGFVSFYNKLDAENAIVHMGGQWLGGRQIRTNWATRKPPAPKNTQDTSPKQLRYEDVVNQSSPQNCTVYCGGIQSGLSDHLMRQTFSPFGQIMEIRVFPEKGYSFIRFSSHESAAHAIVSVNGTTIEGHIVKCYWGKESPDMAKTVQPVTEQQVDYGQWGHWNQMYGNPQQYGQYMTNGWQVPSYGMYGQTWNQQGFGVEQSQSPAWVGGFGTQPSQAQPGPVMNQANFGMAGYQTQ; this comes from the exons ATGGAAGACGAGAGCCACCCGAAAACCCT ttacGTGGGAAACCTGTCTAGGGATGTTACAGAGAACTTAATCCTTCAACTGTTCACCCAGATTGGTCCTTGTAAAAGTTGTAAAATGATAACAGAG CACACAAGCAATGACCCATATTGTTTTGTGGAGTTCTATGAGCACAGAGATGCTGCAGCTGCTCTAGCAGCGATGAACGGAAGGAAGATTCTAGGAAAG GAAGTCAAGGTGAATTGGGCAACAACTCCAAGCAGTCAGAAGAAAGACACATCCA atcatttccatgtttttgtgGGAGATCTGAGTCCTGAGATCACCACTGATGATATCAGAGCTGCATTTGCTCCCTTTGGGAAAATCTC GGATGCTCGTGTGGTGAAGGATATGACAACAGGGAAATCAAAGGGGTATGGATTTGTGTCCTTCTATAACAAACTG GATGCGGAGAATGCCATAGTACACATGGGCGGCCAGTGGTTAGGAGGACGGCAGATTCGGACCAACTGGGCCACTCGGAAGCCCCCAGCCCCTAAGAATACTCAAGACA CCAGCCCAAAGCAGCTGAGATATGAAGATGTTGTGAACCAGTCAAGTCCTCAGAACTGCACTGTGTACTGTGGTGGCATCCAGTCAGGGCTCTCGG ACCACCTTATGCGACAGACATTTTCACCTTTTGGGCAAATAATGGAAATAAGAGTTTTCCCAGAAAAGGGCTATTCTTTTATCAG GTTCTCTTCTCATGAAAGTGCTGCCCATGCCATTGTGTCAGTGAATGGAACAACCATTGAAGGCCATATTGTTAAGTGCTACTGGGGCAAAGAGTCACCTGATATGGCAAAAACTGTCCAGCCTGTCACAGAACAA CAGGTGGATTATGGACAGTGGGGCCACTGGAATCAGATGTATGGAAATCCTCAGCAGTATGGCCAATACATGACAAATGGATGGCAAGTACCATCCTATGGAATGTATGGACAGACATGGAATCAGCAGGGATTTGGAGTGGA ACAATCACAGTCTCCTGCCTGGGTGGGAGGCTTTGGGACTCAGCCCTCTCAGGCACAGCCTGGCCCTGTGATGAACCAGGCTAACTTTGGCATGGCTGGCTACCAGACACAGTGA
- the tial1 gene encoding nucleolysin TIAR isoform X6, producing MITEHTSNDPYCFVEFYEHRDAAAALAAMNGRKILGKEVKVNWATTPSSQKKDTSNHFHVFVGDLSPEITTDDIRAAFAPFGKISDARVVKDMTTGKSKGYGFVSFYNKLDAENAIVHMGGQWLGGRQIRTNWATRKPPAPKNTQDTSPKQLRYEDVVNQSSPQNCTVYCGGIQSGLSDHLMRQTFSPFGQIMEIRVFPEKGYSFIRFSSHESAAHAIVSVNGTTIEGHIVKCYWGKESPDMAKTVQPVTEQQVDYGQWGHWNQMYGNPQQYGQYMTNGWQVPSYGMYGQTWNQQGFGVEQSQSPAWVGGFGTQPSQAQPGPVMNQANFGMAGYQTQ from the exons ATGATAACAGAG CACACAAGCAATGACCCATATTGTTTTGTGGAGTTCTATGAGCACAGAGATGCTGCAGCTGCTCTAGCAGCGATGAACGGAAGGAAGATTCTAGGAAAG GAAGTCAAGGTGAATTGGGCAACAACTCCAAGCAGTCAGAAGAAAGACACATCCA atcatttccatgtttttgtgGGAGATCTGAGTCCTGAGATCACCACTGATGATATCAGAGCTGCATTTGCTCCCTTTGGGAAAATCTC GGATGCTCGTGTGGTGAAGGATATGACAACAGGGAAATCAAAGGGGTATGGATTTGTGTCCTTCTATAACAAACTG GATGCGGAGAATGCCATAGTACACATGGGCGGCCAGTGGTTAGGAGGACGGCAGATTCGGACCAACTGGGCCACTCGGAAGCCCCCAGCCCCTAAGAATACTCAAGACA CCAGCCCAAAGCAGCTGAGATATGAAGATGTTGTGAACCAGTCAAGTCCTCAGAACTGCACTGTGTACTGTGGTGGCATCCAGTCAGGGCTCTCGG ACCACCTTATGCGACAGACATTTTCACCTTTTGGGCAAATAATGGAAATAAGAGTTTTCCCAGAAAAGGGCTATTCTTTTATCAG GTTCTCTTCTCATGAAAGTGCTGCCCATGCCATTGTGTCAGTGAATGGAACAACCATTGAAGGCCATATTGTTAAGTGCTACTGGGGCAAAGAGTCACCTGATATGGCAAAAACTGTCCAGCCTGTCACAGAACAA CAGGTGGATTATGGACAGTGGGGCCACTGGAATCAGATGTATGGAAATCCTCAGCAGTATGGCCAATACATGACAAATGGATGGCAAGTACCATCCTATGGAATGTATGGACAGACATGGAATCAGCAGGGATTTGGAGTGGA ACAATCACAGTCTCCTGCCTGGGTGGGAGGCTTTGGGACTCAGCCCTCTCAGGCACAGCCTGGCCCTGTGATGAACCAGGCTAACTTTGGCATGGCTGGCTACCAGACACAGTGA
- the tial1 gene encoding nucleolysin TIAR isoform X5: MITELDNVGFSILQHTSNDPYCFVEFYEHRDAAAALAAMNGRKILGKEVKVNWATTPSSQKKDTSNHFHVFVGDLSPEITTDDIRAAFAPFGKISDARVVKDMTTGKSKGYGFVSFYNKLDAENAIVHMGGQWLGGRQIRTNWATRKPPAPKNTQDTSPKQLRYEDVVNQSSPQNCTVYCGGIQSGLSDHLMRQTFSPFGQIMEIRVFPEKGYSFIRFSSHESAAHAIVSVNGTTIEGHIVKCYWGKESPDMAKTVQPVTEQQVDYGQWGHWNQMYGNPQQYGQYMTNGWQVPSYGMYGQTWNQQGFGVEQSQSPAWVGGFGTQPSQAQPGPVMNQANFGMAGYQTQ; this comes from the exons ATGATAACAGAG TTGGATAATGTTGGATTTTCTATATTGCAGCACACAAGCAATGACCCATATTGTTTTGTGGAGTTCTATGAGCACAGAGATGCTGCAGCTGCTCTAGCAGCGATGAACGGAAGGAAGATTCTAGGAAAG GAAGTCAAGGTGAATTGGGCAACAACTCCAAGCAGTCAGAAGAAAGACACATCCA atcatttccatgtttttgtgGGAGATCTGAGTCCTGAGATCACCACTGATGATATCAGAGCTGCATTTGCTCCCTTTGGGAAAATCTC GGATGCTCGTGTGGTGAAGGATATGACAACAGGGAAATCAAAGGGGTATGGATTTGTGTCCTTCTATAACAAACTG GATGCGGAGAATGCCATAGTACACATGGGCGGCCAGTGGTTAGGAGGACGGCAGATTCGGACCAACTGGGCCACTCGGAAGCCCCCAGCCCCTAAGAATACTCAAGACA CCAGCCCAAAGCAGCTGAGATATGAAGATGTTGTGAACCAGTCAAGTCCTCAGAACTGCACTGTGTACTGTGGTGGCATCCAGTCAGGGCTCTCGG ACCACCTTATGCGACAGACATTTTCACCTTTTGGGCAAATAATGGAAATAAGAGTTTTCCCAGAAAAGGGCTATTCTTTTATCAG GTTCTCTTCTCATGAAAGTGCTGCCCATGCCATTGTGTCAGTGAATGGAACAACCATTGAAGGCCATATTGTTAAGTGCTACTGGGGCAAAGAGTCACCTGATATGGCAAAAACTGTCCAGCCTGTCACAGAACAA CAGGTGGATTATGGACAGTGGGGCCACTGGAATCAGATGTATGGAAATCCTCAGCAGTATGGCCAATACATGACAAATGGATGGCAAGTACCATCCTATGGAATGTATGGACAGACATGGAATCAGCAGGGATTTGGAGTGGA ACAATCACAGTCTCCTGCCTGGGTGGGAGGCTTTGGGACTCAGCCCTCTCAGGCACAGCCTGGCCCTGTGATGAACCAGGCTAACTTTGGCATGGCTGGCTACCAGACACAGTGA
- the tial1 gene encoding nucleolysin TIAR isoform X7, translating into MDARVVKDMTTGKSKGYGFVSFYNKLDAENAIVHMGGQWLGGRQIRTNWATRKPPAPKNTQDTSPKQLRYEDVVNQSSPQNCTVYCGGIQSGLSDHLMRQTFSPFGQIMEIRVFPEKGYSFIRFSSHESAAHAIVSVNGTTIEGHIVKCYWGKESPDMAKTVQPVTEQQVDYGQWGHWNQMYGNPQQYGQYMTNGWQVPSYGMYGQTWNQQGFGVEQSQSPAWVGGFGTQPSQAQPGPVMNQANFGMAGYQTQ; encoded by the exons AT GGATGCTCGTGTGGTGAAGGATATGACAACAGGGAAATCAAAGGGGTATGGATTTGTGTCCTTCTATAACAAACTG GATGCGGAGAATGCCATAGTACACATGGGCGGCCAGTGGTTAGGAGGACGGCAGATTCGGACCAACTGGGCCACTCGGAAGCCCCCAGCCCCTAAGAATACTCAAGACA CCAGCCCAAAGCAGCTGAGATATGAAGATGTTGTGAACCAGTCAAGTCCTCAGAACTGCACTGTGTACTGTGGTGGCATCCAGTCAGGGCTCTCGG ACCACCTTATGCGACAGACATTTTCACCTTTTGGGCAAATAATGGAAATAAGAGTTTTCCCAGAAAAGGGCTATTCTTTTATCAG GTTCTCTTCTCATGAAAGTGCTGCCCATGCCATTGTGTCAGTGAATGGAACAACCATTGAAGGCCATATTGTTAAGTGCTACTGGGGCAAAGAGTCACCTGATATGGCAAAAACTGTCCAGCCTGTCACAGAACAA CAGGTGGATTATGGACAGTGGGGCCACTGGAATCAGATGTATGGAAATCCTCAGCAGTATGGCCAATACATGACAAATGGATGGCAAGTACCATCCTATGGAATGTATGGACAGACATGGAATCAGCAGGGATTTGGAGTGGA ACAATCACAGTCTCCTGCCTGGGTGGGAGGCTTTGGGACTCAGCCCTCTCAGGCACAGCCTGGCCCTGTGATGAACCAGGCTAACTTTGGCATGGCTGGCTACCAGACACAGTGA
- the tial1 gene encoding nucleolysin TIAR isoform X2 — protein MEDESHPKTLYVGNLSRDVTENLILQLFTQIGPCKSCKMITELDNVGFSILQHTSNDPYCFVEFYEHRDAAAALAAMNGRKILGKEVKVNWATTPSSQKKDTSNHFHVFVGDLSPEITTDDIRAAFAPFGKISDARVVKDMTTGKSKGYGFVSFYNKLDAENAIVHMGGQWLGGRQIRTNWATRKPPAPKNTQDTSPKQLRYEDVVNQSSPQNCTVYCGGIQSGLSDHLMRQTFSPFGQIMEIRVFPEKGYSFIRFSSHESAAHAIVSVNGTTIEGHIVKCYWGKESPDMAKTVQPVTEQVDYGQWGHWNQMYGNPQQYGQYMTNGWQVPSYGMYGQTWNQQGFGVEQSQSPAWVGGFGTQPSQAQPGPVMNQANFGMAGYQTQ, from the exons ATGGAAGACGAGAGCCACCCGAAAACCCT ttacGTGGGAAACCTGTCTAGGGATGTTACAGAGAACTTAATCCTTCAACTGTTCACCCAGATTGGTCCTTGTAAAAGTTGTAAAATGATAACAGAG TTGGATAATGTTGGATTTTCTATATTGCAGCACACAAGCAATGACCCATATTGTTTTGTGGAGTTCTATGAGCACAGAGATGCTGCAGCTGCTCTAGCAGCGATGAACGGAAGGAAGATTCTAGGAAAG GAAGTCAAGGTGAATTGGGCAACAACTCCAAGCAGTCAGAAGAAAGACACATCCA atcatttccatgtttttgtgGGAGATCTGAGTCCTGAGATCACCACTGATGATATCAGAGCTGCATTTGCTCCCTTTGGGAAAATCTC GGATGCTCGTGTGGTGAAGGATATGACAACAGGGAAATCAAAGGGGTATGGATTTGTGTCCTTCTATAACAAACTG GATGCGGAGAATGCCATAGTACACATGGGCGGCCAGTGGTTAGGAGGACGGCAGATTCGGACCAACTGGGCCACTCGGAAGCCCCCAGCCCCTAAGAATACTCAAGACA CCAGCCCAAAGCAGCTGAGATATGAAGATGTTGTGAACCAGTCAAGTCCTCAGAACTGCACTGTGTACTGTGGTGGCATCCAGTCAGGGCTCTCGG ACCACCTTATGCGACAGACATTTTCACCTTTTGGGCAAATAATGGAAATAAGAGTTTTCCCAGAAAAGGGCTATTCTTTTATCAG GTTCTCTTCTCATGAAAGTGCTGCCCATGCCATTGTGTCAGTGAATGGAACAACCATTGAAGGCCATATTGTTAAGTGCTACTGGGGCAAAGAGTCACCTGATATGGCAAAAACTGTCCAGCCTGTCACAGAACAA GTGGATTATGGACAGTGGGGCCACTGGAATCAGATGTATGGAAATCCTCAGCAGTATGGCCAATACATGACAAATGGATGGCAAGTACCATCCTATGGAATGTATGGACAGACATGGAATCAGCAGGGATTTGGAGTGGA ACAATCACAGTCTCCTGCCTGGGTGGGAGGCTTTGGGACTCAGCCCTCTCAGGCACAGCCTGGCCCTGTGATGAACCAGGCTAACTTTGGCATGGCTGGCTACCAGACACAGTGA
- the tial1 gene encoding nucleolysin TIAR isoform X4 codes for MEDESHPKTLYVGNLSRDVTENLILQLFTQIGPCKSCKMITEHTSNDPYCFVEFYEHRDAAAALAAMNGRKILGKEVKVNWATTPSSQKKDTSNHFHVFVGDLSPEITTDDIRAAFAPFGKISDARVVKDMTTGKSKGYGFVSFYNKLDAENAIVHMGGQWLGGRQIRTNWATRKPPAPKNTQDTSPKQLRYEDVVNQSSPQNCTVYCGGIQSGLSDHLMRQTFSPFGQIMEIRVFPEKGYSFIRFSSHESAAHAIVSVNGTTIEGHIVKCYWGKESPDMAKTVQPVTEQVDYGQWGHWNQMYGNPQQYGQYMTNGWQVPSYGMYGQTWNQQGFGVEQSQSPAWVGGFGTQPSQAQPGPVMNQANFGMAGYQTQ; via the exons ATGGAAGACGAGAGCCACCCGAAAACCCT ttacGTGGGAAACCTGTCTAGGGATGTTACAGAGAACTTAATCCTTCAACTGTTCACCCAGATTGGTCCTTGTAAAAGTTGTAAAATGATAACAGAG CACACAAGCAATGACCCATATTGTTTTGTGGAGTTCTATGAGCACAGAGATGCTGCAGCTGCTCTAGCAGCGATGAACGGAAGGAAGATTCTAGGAAAG GAAGTCAAGGTGAATTGGGCAACAACTCCAAGCAGTCAGAAGAAAGACACATCCA atcatttccatgtttttgtgGGAGATCTGAGTCCTGAGATCACCACTGATGATATCAGAGCTGCATTTGCTCCCTTTGGGAAAATCTC GGATGCTCGTGTGGTGAAGGATATGACAACAGGGAAATCAAAGGGGTATGGATTTGTGTCCTTCTATAACAAACTG GATGCGGAGAATGCCATAGTACACATGGGCGGCCAGTGGTTAGGAGGACGGCAGATTCGGACCAACTGGGCCACTCGGAAGCCCCCAGCCCCTAAGAATACTCAAGACA CCAGCCCAAAGCAGCTGAGATATGAAGATGTTGTGAACCAGTCAAGTCCTCAGAACTGCACTGTGTACTGTGGTGGCATCCAGTCAGGGCTCTCGG ACCACCTTATGCGACAGACATTTTCACCTTTTGGGCAAATAATGGAAATAAGAGTTTTCCCAGAAAAGGGCTATTCTTTTATCAG GTTCTCTTCTCATGAAAGTGCTGCCCATGCCATTGTGTCAGTGAATGGAACAACCATTGAAGGCCATATTGTTAAGTGCTACTGGGGCAAAGAGTCACCTGATATGGCAAAAACTGTCCAGCCTGTCACAGAACAA GTGGATTATGGACAGTGGGGCCACTGGAATCAGATGTATGGAAATCCTCAGCAGTATGGCCAATACATGACAAATGGATGGCAAGTACCATCCTATGGAATGTATGGACAGACATGGAATCAGCAGGGATTTGGAGTGGA ACAATCACAGTCTCCTGCCTGGGTGGGAGGCTTTGGGACTCAGCCCTCTCAGGCACAGCCTGGCCCTGTGATGAACCAGGCTAACTTTGGCATGGCTGGCTACCAGACACAGTGA
- the bag3 gene encoding BAG family molecular chaperone regulator 3 isoform X1 — MAQYSRPRLYQSMKTLSPVETMATNDPLPPGWEIKIDPQTGWPFFVDHNNRITTWNDPRHDSKRGTQLPLNGPCASTDSSPQDMHKVFFPEMKQPNLRQGYIPIPVTHENIEPRQQQYPPFSYMYPTNQQNLRADGRTPSPTPTLHCRPRSPVQATSEADSHCLSCSPASHGPEAHHVHHSPQGTQSHTNSHHQPSRPSSTGLRAGYIPIPVIHEGTGGSPQTQNVHPKRFWQTEYQPSVHSRQPEEWSPSPAFSTREKAPTYREQVPIQLEQNRSASPILLHSVRAQEPVRAQVMSERPQVQQHVVHTEIPPKVDHPVEHRTIHPIEIPIQRVAEPQQPVPHPISPLAQHPILEPEQELFQTPIQQSVREPVQTPIQQPVREPVQTPIQHPVLSEQVPPPMPETASAGSMQVPASPEPQEPAGPHPEIQLEEKVEASSSHPGLAKVQQILERVEKLAQEVKGFDGKKNDKRYLTLEEFLTKELLALDSVDPEGRIDVRQARRDGVRRVQTILEELETLGEHSEAQVSISSTEAEKGEPSLINQADMEKAKEIS, encoded by the exons ATGGCACAATATTCAAGACCGAGGCTGTATCAGAGTATGAAAACACTGTCTCCTGTTGAAACAATGGCTACCAATGATCCTCTGCCTCCAGGATGGGAGATTAAAATCGACCCTCAGACCGGATGGCCGTTTTTTGTGGATCACAACAATCGCATCACAACGTGGAACGACCCCCGGCACGACAGTAAGCGG GGCACTCAGCTTCCCCTCAACGGCCCCTGTGCATCTACAGATTCATCTCCTCAGGACATgcacaaggttttttttccgGAGATGAAACAGCCAAACCTACGTCAAGGCTATATCCCCATCCCAGTCACCCATGAAAATATCGAACCCAGGCAGCAACAGTATCCACCATTTTCTTATATGTATCCGACAAACCAGCAAAACCTAAGAGCAGATGGCCGGACTCCTTCCCCAACTCCCACACTGCACTGTCGACCAAGATCTCCAGTACAGGCCACGTCAGAGGCCGATTCACACTGCCTGTCCTGTTCACCTGCTTCACATGGACCTGAG GCCCACCATGTGCACCACTCGCCACAGGGGACACAATCTCATACCAACTCACATCATCAACCTTCCAGACCCAGCAGCACAGGCCTCCGGGCGGGCTATATTCCCATTCCTGTCATTCATGAGGGGACCGGAGGCAGCCCACAAACCCAGAATGTCCATCCTAAGCGCTTCTGGCAAACAGAATACCAACCCTCTGTTCACAGCCGCCAACCAGAAGAGTGGAGTCCTAGCCCTGCATTTTCCACAAGAGAAAAAGCTCCAACCTACCGTGAACAAGTGCCCATTCAGCTTGAGCAGAATCGCTCAGCTAGTCCTATCTTACTGCACAGCGTAAGGGCTCAGGAGCCAGTCAGAGCACAGGTCATGAGTGAGAGGCCACAG GTCCAGCAGCATGTTGTACATACAGAGATTCCTCCTAAGGTTGATCATCCTGTTGAACATCGTACCATCCACCCCATTGAGATTCCTATTCAGAGAGTGGCTGAACCACAGCAGCCTGTACCACATCCCATATCACCACTGGCACAGCATCCTATACTGGAACCCGAACAGGAACTTTTTCAGACCCCCATACAACAGTCTGTACGAGAGCCTGTGCAGACCCCTATACAACAGCCTGTGCGAGAGCCTGTGCAGACCCCCATACAACACCCTGTGCTATCTGAACAAGTGCCACCTCCAATGCCAGAGACCGCCAGTGCAGGTTCCATGCAGGTTCCAGCATCGCCAGAACCCCAGGAACCAGCAGGTCCACACCCGGAAATTCAACTTGAGGAGAAGGTGGAAGCAAGCTCAAGTCACCCAGGACTGGCAAAGGTACAGCAAATTTTGGAGCGGGTGGAGAAACTGGCCCAGGAAGTGAAAGGTTTTGACGGGAAAAAGAATGATAAAAGATATCTGACACTGGAGGAATTTTTGACCAAAGAACTGTTGGCTCTGGACTCGGTTGATCCAGAGGGACGTATAGATGTGCGTCAGGCCCGTCGCGATGGTGTCCGCAGAGTACAAACCATTCTTGAGGAACTGGAGACACTGGGTGAGCATTCAGAAGCACAGGTGAGCATCAGCAGCACTGAAGCTGAGAAAGGAGAGCCTAGTTTGATCAACCAGGCAGACATGGAGAAGGCCAAGGAGATATCATAA
- the bag3 gene encoding BAG family molecular chaperone regulator 3 isoform X2, producing MSKGTQLPLNGPCASTDSSPQDMHKVFFPEMKQPNLRQGYIPIPVTHENIEPRQQQYPPFSYMYPTNQQNLRADGRTPSPTPTLHCRPRSPVQATSEADSHCLSCSPASHGPEAHHVHHSPQGTQSHTNSHHQPSRPSSTGLRAGYIPIPVIHEGTGGSPQTQNVHPKRFWQTEYQPSVHSRQPEEWSPSPAFSTREKAPTYREQVPIQLEQNRSASPILLHSVRAQEPVRAQVMSERPQVQQHVVHTEIPPKVDHPVEHRTIHPIEIPIQRVAEPQQPVPHPISPLAQHPILEPEQELFQTPIQQSVREPVQTPIQQPVREPVQTPIQHPVLSEQVPPPMPETASAGSMQVPASPEPQEPAGPHPEIQLEEKVEASSSHPGLAKVQQILERVEKLAQEVKGFDGKKNDKRYLTLEEFLTKELLALDSVDPEGRIDVRQARRDGVRRVQTILEELETLGEHSEAQVSISSTEAEKGEPSLINQADMEKAKEIS from the exons ATGAGTAAG GGCACTCAGCTTCCCCTCAACGGCCCCTGTGCATCTACAGATTCATCTCCTCAGGACATgcacaaggttttttttccgGAGATGAAACAGCCAAACCTACGTCAAGGCTATATCCCCATCCCAGTCACCCATGAAAATATCGAACCCAGGCAGCAACAGTATCCACCATTTTCTTATATGTATCCGACAAACCAGCAAAACCTAAGAGCAGATGGCCGGACTCCTTCCCCAACTCCCACACTGCACTGTCGACCAAGATCTCCAGTACAGGCCACGTCAGAGGCCGATTCACACTGCCTGTCCTGTTCACCTGCTTCACATGGACCTGAG GCCCACCATGTGCACCACTCGCCACAGGGGACACAATCTCATACCAACTCACATCATCAACCTTCCAGACCCAGCAGCACAGGCCTCCGGGCGGGCTATATTCCCATTCCTGTCATTCATGAGGGGACCGGAGGCAGCCCACAAACCCAGAATGTCCATCCTAAGCGCTTCTGGCAAACAGAATACCAACCCTCTGTTCACAGCCGCCAACCAGAAGAGTGGAGTCCTAGCCCTGCATTTTCCACAAGAGAAAAAGCTCCAACCTACCGTGAACAAGTGCCCATTCAGCTTGAGCAGAATCGCTCAGCTAGTCCTATCTTACTGCACAGCGTAAGGGCTCAGGAGCCAGTCAGAGCACAGGTCATGAGTGAGAGGCCACAG GTCCAGCAGCATGTTGTACATACAGAGATTCCTCCTAAGGTTGATCATCCTGTTGAACATCGTACCATCCACCCCATTGAGATTCCTATTCAGAGAGTGGCTGAACCACAGCAGCCTGTACCACATCCCATATCACCACTGGCACAGCATCCTATACTGGAACCCGAACAGGAACTTTTTCAGACCCCCATACAACAGTCTGTACGAGAGCCTGTGCAGACCCCTATACAACAGCCTGTGCGAGAGCCTGTGCAGACCCCCATACAACACCCTGTGCTATCTGAACAAGTGCCACCTCCAATGCCAGAGACCGCCAGTGCAGGTTCCATGCAGGTTCCAGCATCGCCAGAACCCCAGGAACCAGCAGGTCCACACCCGGAAATTCAACTTGAGGAGAAGGTGGAAGCAAGCTCAAGTCACCCAGGACTGGCAAAGGTACAGCAAATTTTGGAGCGGGTGGAGAAACTGGCCCAGGAAGTGAAAGGTTTTGACGGGAAAAAGAATGATAAAAGATATCTGACACTGGAGGAATTTTTGACCAAAGAACTGTTGGCTCTGGACTCGGTTGATCCAGAGGGACGTATAGATGTGCGTCAGGCCCGTCGCGATGGTGTCCGCAGAGTACAAACCATTCTTGAGGAACTGGAGACACTGGGTGAGCATTCAGAAGCACAGGTGAGCATCAGCAGCACTGAAGCTGAGAAAGGAGAGCCTAGTTTGATCAACCAGGCAGACATGGAGAAGGCCAAGGAGATATCATAA